One window from the genome of Eucalyptus grandis isolate ANBG69807.140 chromosome 7, ASM1654582v1, whole genome shotgun sequence encodes:
- the LOC104453987 gene encoding zinc finger CCCH domain-containing protein 17: MVPGTRDATSQPSHASAASAEEEALKRNTDCVYFLASPLTCKKGSECEYRHSEYARVNPRDCWYWLNGSCLNPKCAFRHPPLDGLLGAPAAVPGGSSLPVQPPAMPPAMPPAMPPVAQASYNSGKQPVPCVFFQKGICLKGDRCAFLHGTNTVVSKVQQAPASSPVNDSSTVKKPFGSLEKCSQGQKVPPNASKLTSRPSELKPFPKVENAIPRNEVSIEKSAPPSLPPPRIIDEGASRYRPSSTPTVNGNLQNRTSRLHQPVVADDYHSSHKDKEADEYLRESSPGFDVLVDDELGESDYYHNDDQFGRGRTHEGRNIGSVTDYDLDHPGDYSADIEHEMFRDPRAYDSFDRRYGWDQRQDSSDLILGGPILRDRRAYPKSDSPEHADDSDLRHRLSKHRRVNGLRSVVVPDSHVADRTYRGSSRRDSQHSSSHEGQGSSRLKGRIKFPGRLNGGDVNSDRETETGRNPGRSYQGVNRLRDRLKGRAQDDYNVEARNFQGPRMRRESVDEKSINFVGPKSLAELKGLGRGQESSPSMGKQQNCSLDQPLGDVSFEGPKPLSVLLKRKREPEGTGSGSRSSASKEEHSHEVNSQKHGDLTIHPKEEEDSYKSKSGTADAVGSNKDHTEGASSAVHGEIENEDGMIVEDATEDPELGADDQRDGDYYEQGDEGDYNYEEGENAEGDGEEEEYLDDEDGDDFAKKVGVMFS; the protein is encoded by the exons ATGGTCCCTGGTACGCGCGACGCGACGAGCCAGCCCTCCCatgcctccgccgcctccgccgagGAGGAGGCCCTCAAGCGGAACACCGATTGCGTCTATTTCCTCGCCTCtcctttgacctgcaaaaag GGAAGTGAATGTGAGTACCGCCACAGTGAATATGCCAGGGTTAATCCCAGAGATTGCTGGTATTGGTTGAATGGCAGTTGCTTGAATCCAAAGTGTGCTTTCCGTCATCCT ccccTTGATGGCTTATTGGGAGCGCCAGCTGCAGTGCCGGGTGGATCTTCTTTGCCAGTGCAGCCACCAGCAATGCCACCGGCAATGCCACCCGCAATGCCACCTGTGGCACAGGCTTCTTACAATTCTGGAAAACAACCAGTACCCTGTGTATTTTTCCAGAAGGGAATTTGCTTGAAAGGCGACAGATGTGCCTTCCTGCATGGAACAAACACTGTGGTTAGCAAAGTGCAGCAGGCACCGGCATCATCGCCTGTTAATGATTCTTCTACGGTAAAGAAACCTTTTGGCAGCCTAGAGAAATGTTCTCAAGGGCAGAAGGTCCCACCAAACGCCTCTAAACTAACATCTCGACCATCTGAGTTAAAGCCCtttccaaaagttgaaaatgctATACCGAGAAATGAGGTAAGCATAGAAAAAAGTGCACCACCATCACTGCCTCCCCCCAGAATCATCGATGAAGGTGCCTCTAGATATAGGCCTTCAAGCACCCCTACTGTAAATGGAAACTTGCAGAACAGGACTAGTCGATTGCATCAGCCTGTTGTTGCAGACGACTACCATAGCTCACACAAAGACAAGGAGGCTGATGAATATCTCAGGGAGTCCTCTCCTGGTTTTGATGTTCTTGTGGATGATGAGCTCGGAGAGTCTGATTATTATCACAATGATGATCAATTTGGAAGAGGAAGAACCCATGAAGGACGGAACATAGGCTCTGTGACTGATTATGACTTGGATCACCCTGGAGATTATAGTGCGGATATTGAGCATGAGATGTTCCGCGATCCACGTGCATATGACTCTTTTGATCGCAGGTACGGTTGGGATCAGCGGCAGGATTCATCTGATCTTATTCTTGGTGGGCCCATTCTTCGAGATAGGAGGGCATACCCAAAGAGCGACAGCCCTGAGCATGCGGATGATTCTGATCTGCGTCACCGATTGTCAAAGCACAGGAGGGTCAATGGTTTGAGGTCAGTTGTTGTCCCTGACAGCCATGTTGCTGATAGAACTTATCGCGGGTCTTCTCGGAGGGATTCACAGCACTCATCTTCGCATGAGGGCCAAGGTAGCAGCCGTCTTAAGGGTAGGATAAAGTTTCCGGGGAGACTCAATGGGGGGGATGTCAACTCAGATAGGGAGACGGAGACAGGAAGGAACCCGGGGAGATCATATCAAGGTGTTAATAGGCTTAGAGATAGACTAAAGGGCAGGGCACAGGATGATTACAACGTGGAGGCAAGGAATTTTCAAGGCCCTCGGATGAGAAGGGAATCAGTAGATGAAAAGAGTATCAATTTTGTGGGTCCGAAAAGTCTTGCAGAGTTGAAAGGCCTGGGACGTGGTCAAGAATCATCACCTTCCATGGGAAAGCAGCAGAATTGTTCGCTGGACCAACCATTGGGAGATGTCTCTTTCGAGGGGCCAAAGCCCCTTAGTGTGCTtttgaagaggaagagagaacctGAAGGTACAGGTTCTGGGTCCAGATCATCTGCAAGCAAGGAAGAGCATAGTCACGAGGTGAACTCCCAGAAGCATGGCGATCTCACAATTCATCCCAAGGAAGAGGAAGACAGCTATAAATCCAAATCTGGCACAGCTGATGCTGTTGGTAGTAACAAAGATCACACTGAAGGAGCCAGCAGTGCTGTTCATGGAGAGATTGAGAATGAAGACGGAATGATCGTCGAAGATGCAACGGAAGACCCTGAGCTCGGAGCTGATGATCAAAGGGACGGGGACTATTATGAACAAGGTGACGAAGGAGACTACAACTATGAAGAAGGTGAAAATGCTGAAGGGGATGGGGAAGAGGAGGAATATCTGGATGATGAAGACGGAGATGACTTCGCAAAGAAAGTCGGGGTCATGTTTTCGTGA